From Xenopus laevis strain J_2021 chromosome 7L, Xenopus_laevis_v10.1, whole genome shotgun sequence, one genomic window encodes:
- the LOC121395411 gene encoding small proline-rich protein 2H-like has protein sequence MSGVKGGRSQCQQKTYCPDPCQPQVLCKDPCQPQVVCKDPCQPQVVCKDPCQPQVVCKDPCQHTICHDPCQPAQHFHCQTVHCTQKVHYDPCHSCHPWQFHGKH, from the exons ATGTCTGGAGTCAAAGGAGGCCGCAGCCAGTGCCAACAGAAGACTTACTGCCCAGATCCATGCCAGCCACAAGTCCTCTGCAAAGATCCATGCCAGCCTCAAGTTGTCTGCAAAGATCCATGCCAACCTCAAGTTGTCTGCAAAGATCCATGCCAACCTCAAGTTGTCTGCAAAGATCCTTGCCAACATACCATATGCCATGACC CCTGCCAACCTGCCCAACATTTCCACTGCCAAACTGTGCATTGTACCCAAAAAG TTCACTATGACCCATGCCATTCCTGCCATCCTTGGCAATTCCATGGAAAGCACTGA
- the LOC121395730 gene encoding small proline-rich protein 2B-like codes for MSGVKGGRSQCQQKTYCPDPCQPQVVCKDPCQPQVVCKDPCQPQVLCKDPYQQVVYKDPLQPQFVCKDPCQRTICNDPCQPAQHYHCKTVHCPQKVHCDPCHPCQCYGKH; via the exons ATGTCTGGAGTCAAAGGCGGTCGCAGCCAGTGCCAGCAGAAGACTTACTGCCCAGATCCATGCCAGCCACAAGTTGTCTGCAAAGATCCATGCCAGCCACAAGTTGTCTGCAAAGATCCATGCCAGCCACAAGTCCTCTGCAAAGATCCATATCAGCAGGTTGTATACAAGGATCCATTGCAACCACAGTTTGTCTGTAAAGATCCTTGTCAACGAACCATATGTAATGACC CCTGCCAACCTGCCCAGCATTACCATTGCAAGACTGTGCACTGCCcccaaaaag TTCACTGTGACCCTTGCCATCCTTGCCAGTGCTATGGAAAGCACTGA
- the LOC121395412 gene encoding small proline-rich protein 2H-like — protein sequence MSGVKGGHSQCQQKFYCPDVCQPQLICKDPCQPHVICKDPCQPQVVCKDPCQPQVVCKDPCQLTIFHDPCQPAQHCHYKTVHCPQKVCHDPCHPCQCYGKH from the exons ATGTCTGGAGTCAAAGGAGGCCACAGCCAGTGCCAGCAGAAGTTTTATTGCCCTGATGTATGCCAGCCACAACTAATCTGCAA AGATCCATGCCAACCACATGTCATCTGCAAAGATCCATGCCAGCCCCAAGTCGTTTGCAAAGATCCATGCCAGCCTCAAGTTGTCTGTAAAGATCCTTGCCAACTAACCATATTCCATGATC CCTGCCAACCTGCCCAGCATTGCCACTACAAGACTGTGCACTGTCCCCAAAAAG TTTGCCATGATCCATGCCATCCTTGCCAATGCTATGGAAAGCACTGA